The Streptomyces cadmiisoli genome has a segment encoding these proteins:
- a CDS encoding DUF2848 domain-containing protein, translating to MALLTFELPDGTTRSVDVVQVLNAGYAGRRQEDVAAHVAELAELGVPAPSVTPALYPVAPYLAQHTGRVSVQHGRTSGEAEWALVVDSEGDVLLTAACDHTDRELEVHGVAWSKNAGPDVLARRAWRLSEVQDRLDTLTLRAWVSHDGQESAIQDGTLAELLTPGYWIEVLRARDGLLPGTVLISGTIPMAEGVDQFADRWRVELGDPATGEVIELVYDVVRMPAPIG from the coding sequence ATGGCATTGCTGACCTTCGAACTGCCCGACGGCACCACCCGGAGCGTCGATGTCGTCCAGGTGCTCAACGCCGGGTACGCCGGGCGCCGCCAGGAGGATGTGGCCGCCCATGTGGCGGAACTGGCCGAGCTTGGGGTGCCCGCGCCGTCCGTGACCCCCGCGCTGTATCCGGTCGCGCCGTACTTGGCCCAGCACACCGGCCGGGTCAGCGTCCAGCACGGACGCACCTCGGGCGAGGCGGAGTGGGCGCTGGTGGTGGACTCCGAAGGGGATGTGCTGCTGACGGCGGCCTGCGACCACACCGACCGCGAACTCGAGGTGCACGGGGTGGCCTGGAGCAAGAACGCGGGTCCGGACGTCCTGGCCCGCCGCGCCTGGCGGTTGAGCGAGGTGCAGGACCGGCTGGACACCCTGACGCTGCGGGCCTGGGTGAGCCACGACGGACAGGAGAGCGCGATCCAGGACGGCACGCTGGCCGAACTGCTCACGCCCGGGTACTGGATCGAGGTGCTGCGCGCCCGTGACGGTCTGCTGCCGGGGACGGTGCTGATCTCCGGCACCATCCCCATGGCCGAGGGCGTCGACCAGTTCGCCGACCGCTGGCGGGTCGAACTGGGCGACCCGGCCACCGGAGAGGTGATCGAGCTGGTCTACGACGTGGTGCGCATGCCCGCGCCGATCGGCTGA
- a CDS encoding amino acid ABC transporter ATP-binding protein — translation MTTSTAPRDTIVRVRGIHKRFGSLKILNGVSLSVGRGEVVCVLGPSGSGKSTLLRCINHLEKVDDGLVVVGDHTIGYEESGGVLRELSERRVCRQRTSVGMVFQRFNLFSHMTVLENVVEAPVRVHRRKRGTVEREAVELLRRVGLAEKKDAYPDQLSGGQQQRVAIARTLAMKPDVVLFDEPTSALDPELVGEVLSVMRGLAEDGLTMIVVTHEIGFAREVADRVVFMDGGVVVEEGAPAAVLDTPREERTKAFLSHVLH, via the coding sequence ATGACCACGTCCACAGCGCCGCGGGACACGATCGTGCGGGTGCGCGGGATCCACAAGCGGTTCGGCTCCCTGAAGATCCTCAACGGGGTCAGTCTGTCCGTCGGGCGCGGTGAGGTCGTCTGTGTGCTCGGGCCGTCGGGCTCGGGGAAGTCGACGCTCCTGCGCTGCATCAACCATCTGGAGAAGGTCGACGACGGCCTCGTCGTCGTCGGTGACCACACCATCGGCTACGAGGAATCGGGCGGTGTGCTGCGCGAGTTGAGCGAGCGCCGGGTGTGCAGGCAGCGGACCTCGGTCGGCATGGTCTTCCAGCGGTTCAACCTGTTCTCGCACATGACGGTTCTGGAGAACGTCGTGGAGGCGCCGGTGCGCGTCCACCGGCGCAAGCGCGGCACCGTCGAGCGGGAGGCCGTCGAACTGCTGCGGCGGGTCGGTCTCGCGGAGAAGAAGGACGCCTACCCGGACCAGCTCTCCGGAGGCCAGCAGCAACGCGTCGCCATCGCCCGGACCCTCGCGATGAAACCGGACGTGGTGCTGTTCGACGAGCCCACCTCCGCGCTCGACCCCGAACTCGTGGGTGAGGTGCTCAGCGTCATGCGGGGCCTCGCCGAGGACGGACTGACGATGATCGTCGTCACCCACGAGATCGGATTCGCGCGCGAGGTCGCCGACCGCGTCGTGTTCATGGACGGCGGCGTCGTCGTCGAGGAGGGCGCTCCCGCCGCCGTGCTCGACACGCCGCGCGAGGAACGCACCAAGGCGTTCCTGTCCCACGTTCTGCACTGA
- a CDS encoding MFS transporter has translation MSSEKGREAPQHNGSAVRRAFFASLTGTALEWYDFAIYSVAAALVFGEVFFPSDDPATGTLLAFSTYAVGYVSRPLGGFVFGRLGDRIGRKKVLIATLVLIGAATLLIGLLPSHATIGVAAPIALVVLRFAQGVGVGGEWGGAVLLSSEFGDPRRRGFLASAAQVGPPAGNLMANGVLAALGFLLTEEQFISWGWRVAFLLSGVLVFFGLWIRAKLEETPVFKAMEAEQKRPEAPLREVFTTHPRELTAAILCRVAPDVLYALFTVFVLTYATGELGLSRGAALSAVLIGSTCQVFLIPLAGALSDRVNRRLLYGVSAVAAGVWPFLFFPMIGGGDWVLLVLGVVVALAVHSLMYGPQAAFIAEQFSPRLRYTGSSLAYTLAGVIGGAVAPLLFTTLLDTYDSWLPLALYVAVTAVVTVVGLCLGRDGNPSEDMDPDPEALATRSQPAVQH, from the coding sequence ATGAGCAGCGAAAAGGGAAGGGAAGCGCCACAGCACAACGGCTCGGCGGTCCGCCGGGCCTTCTTCGCGAGCCTCACGGGAACCGCCCTCGAGTGGTACGACTTCGCCATCTACTCGGTGGCCGCCGCACTCGTCTTCGGTGAGGTCTTCTTCCCGTCGGACGACCCCGCCACCGGCACACTGCTCGCCTTCTCGACCTACGCCGTCGGCTACGTCTCCCGGCCCCTCGGCGGCTTCGTCTTCGGCCGCCTCGGCGACCGGATCGGCCGCAAGAAGGTCCTCATCGCGACGCTCGTACTGATCGGCGCCGCGACGCTGCTGATCGGTCTGCTCCCCTCCCACGCCACGATCGGCGTCGCCGCGCCCATCGCCCTGGTCGTCCTGCGCTTCGCCCAGGGCGTCGGCGTCGGCGGCGAGTGGGGCGGCGCCGTACTGCTCTCCAGCGAGTTCGGCGACCCGCGGCGGCGCGGCTTCCTGGCGTCCGCCGCCCAGGTCGGCCCGCCCGCCGGAAACCTGATGGCCAACGGCGTCCTCGCCGCCCTCGGCTTCCTCCTGACGGAGGAGCAGTTCATCTCCTGGGGCTGGCGCGTGGCCTTCCTGCTCTCCGGCGTCCTGGTCTTCTTCGGCCTGTGGATCCGCGCGAAACTGGAGGAGACACCGGTCTTCAAGGCGATGGAGGCCGAGCAGAAGCGCCCCGAGGCCCCGCTGCGCGAGGTGTTCACCACCCACCCGCGAGAACTGACCGCGGCGATCCTGTGCCGGGTGGCCCCGGACGTGCTGTACGCGCTGTTCACGGTCTTCGTCCTGACGTACGCGACCGGCGAGCTGGGCCTGTCGCGGGGCGCGGCGCTGTCCGCCGTCCTGATCGGCTCCACCTGTCAGGTGTTCCTCATCCCGCTGGCCGGGGCGCTGTCCGACCGCGTCAACCGGCGGCTGCTGTACGGCGTCTCCGCCGTCGCGGCGGGCGTGTGGCCGTTCCTGTTCTTCCCGATGATCGGCGGCGGCGACTGGGTGCTGCTCGTGCTCGGCGTCGTGGTGGCACTGGCCGTCCACTCACTGATGTACGGACCTCAGGCGGCGTTCATCGCCGAGCAGTTCTCGCCCCGGCTGCGCTACACCGGCTCGTCCCTGGCGTACACCCTGGCCGGAGTGATCGGCGGAGCCGTCGCACCCCTGCTGTTCACCACACTGCTCGACACCTACGACTCCTGGCTCCCGCTCGCCCTCTACGTGGCGGTCACCGCGGTCGTCACCGTCGTCGGCCTGTGCCTGGGCCGGGACGGGAACCCGTCCGAGGACATGGACCCCGATCCGGAAGCGCTCGCGACCCGTTCGCAGCCCGCCGTGCAGCACTGA
- a CDS encoding GntR family transcriptional regulator, giving the protein MTSGREKAYAFLKEHVLTDPDRQGEFLSEQELADRIGVSRTPIREALLLLAAEDLVRLVPKRGAQIVPLSGREITELMELRGIVERYAAEQVMPAGPDLVSELTGILERQRALSGPEHAREFIAADHLFHATIVAAAGNSLLVRHYDGLRSRQIRAGVVALYNQQGRQQAVLTEHRAILAAVASGDRPAAQAAIDGHLETTLKVLLAG; this is encoded by the coding sequence ATGACGTCGGGCAGGGAGAAGGCGTACGCCTTCCTCAAGGAGCACGTTCTCACCGACCCGGACCGGCAGGGCGAGTTCCTGTCCGAGCAGGAGCTGGCGGATCGCATCGGGGTCTCCCGCACCCCCATCCGCGAGGCGCTGCTGCTGCTCGCCGCCGAGGACCTGGTGCGCCTGGTGCCCAAGCGCGGGGCGCAGATCGTTCCGCTGTCGGGGCGCGAGATCACCGAGCTGATGGAACTGCGCGGCATCGTCGAGCGGTACGCGGCGGAGCAGGTCATGCCCGCCGGACCTGACCTGGTGTCGGAGCTGACCGGGATCCTGGAGCGCCAGCGCGCCCTGAGCGGCCCCGAGCACGCCCGGGAGTTCATCGCCGCGGACCATCTCTTCCACGCGACGATCGTGGCGGCGGCGGGCAACTCCCTGCTCGTGCGGCACTACGACGGGCTGCGCAGCCGGCAGATCCGGGCCGGCGTGGTGGCGCTGTACAACCAGCAGGGCCGGCAGCAGGCCGTGCTCACCGAGCACCGCGCGATCCTGGCGGCCGTCGCCTCCGGTGACCGTCCGGCGGCGCAGGCCGCGATCGACGGTCACCTGGAGACCACTCTGAAGGTGCTGCTCGCCGGCTAG
- a CDS encoding carbon-nitrogen hydrolase family protein — MRIALSQLTTGPRPEQNLELLRAETHRAADEGARVVVFPEAAMACFGTPLAPLAEPLDGPWASAVRTLAEEAGLVVVAGMFTPAPGGKVANTLLATGPGVEAAYDKIHLYDAFGYAESDTVAPGSEVVTIDVDGIRMGLATCYDVRFPELFRAHADAGALVSLLSASWGAGPGKTEQWELLIRARALDATVWLAAVGQADPAASGAGPAQSTAPTGIGHSALVGPDGTVRRRLGADPGLLLVDVDPDEVAAVRRAVPVLANRRLTAR; from the coding sequence ATGCGTATCGCGCTGAGCCAGCTCACCACCGGACCCCGGCCCGAGCAGAACCTCGAACTGCTGCGTGCCGAGACCCACCGCGCGGCCGACGAGGGCGCCCGCGTCGTCGTCTTCCCCGAGGCCGCCATGGCGTGCTTCGGCACCCCCCTCGCGCCGCTCGCCGAACCCCTCGACGGCCCCTGGGCGTCCGCGGTCCGCACCCTCGCCGAGGAGGCCGGGCTGGTGGTGGTCGCCGGCATGTTCACCCCGGCCCCGGGCGGCAAGGTGGCCAACACCCTGCTCGCCACCGGCCCCGGCGTCGAGGCGGCCTACGACAAGATCCACCTCTACGACGCCTTCGGCTACGCCGAGTCCGACACCGTCGCACCCGGGTCCGAGGTCGTCACCATCGACGTGGACGGCATCCGGATGGGCCTCGCCACCTGCTACGACGTCCGCTTCCCCGAACTGTTCCGGGCGCACGCCGACGCCGGGGCGCTGGTGTCGCTGCTGTCGGCGTCCTGGGGCGCGGGGCCGGGCAAGACCGAGCAGTGGGAACTGCTGATCCGGGCCAGGGCGCTGGACGCCACGGTGTGGCTCGCCGCCGTGGGCCAGGCGGACCCGGCCGCGTCGGGCGCGGGTCCGGCACAGTCGACGGCACCCACCGGGATCGGACACAGCGCGCTGGTCGGCCCCGACGGCACGGTGCGCCGACGCCTCGGCGCGGACCCCGGGTTGCTGCTCGTGGACGTGGATCCGGACGAGGTCGCGGCGGTCCGCCGGGCCGTACCGGTCCTGGCCAACCGCCGGCTGACCGCCCGCTAG
- a CDS encoding acetate--CoA ligase family protein, with protein sequence MSRNSHTGGARAAALSSLFAPKTVAVVGASNDTAKMGGLYFQHLLRSFDGTSHPISRSGRPVQGVASYPSLTDLPDVPDVAFVAVPAAAAAAVTREAADLGVPVVVLHTAGFAETGEAGEAAERELTEYARARGTRVVGPNSMGIYGGATGVNLLGLPARPGGVAFISASGSLIESVAPKLRAGGLGFRNVVGFENQADIEIHEYVEYCATDPGVEVIALYLEGIKNANGRRFVDALEAAARTKPVLVLRGAQTSSGQRSAVSHTAAIVSPSMIYDGLLAQAGVIEVEDESQLVPLIEALSIAPHAGSDRVAIIGNGGGFATLTADAVERAGLRVPEFSPDVQAALREALNPLAAVGNPVDAVIDSDGDGSLWAELAEITLRDDIGAVLKFGLYKDEAQSREFSSIVGEARALGRLSKATKTPIYVYSPYGDADDAIVRAFLDEGVPVVRTPRIAGRVLAASAATGAGPKPAGKPAAGRRDHHGPSAALPEFESLAAVARLGLPVPARQFVTARELASDDATALTFTAPKVVLKVVIDGVHHKSDIGGVRTGVPGDQAWAGARAMLQRFASAGEHEVEGIIVMEQVVADGPELLLSARRDPAVGPVITVGAGGVLAELLRDVRTFAAPLTDDEAVALLDSLKIARLLHGYRGSRGVDVAGLAARIAAFSRAFAEDHTLQEVEINPLMTAAERFWAVDAIVHREDQDPC encoded by the coding sequence ATGTCCAGGAACTCCCACACCGGCGGTGCCCGAGCGGCCGCGCTGTCGTCGTTGTTCGCGCCCAAGACCGTCGCGGTCGTCGGCGCGTCCAACGACACGGCGAAGATGGGCGGGCTGTACTTCCAGCACCTGCTCCGGTCGTTCGACGGCACCAGTCACCCGATCTCCCGCAGCGGCCGGCCCGTGCAGGGCGTCGCCTCCTACCCGTCGCTCACCGACCTCCCCGACGTACCGGACGTCGCCTTCGTCGCCGTGCCCGCCGCCGCCGCGGCGGCCGTGACCAGGGAAGCCGCCGACCTGGGCGTCCCGGTCGTCGTCCTGCACACCGCCGGCTTCGCCGAGACCGGTGAAGCCGGCGAGGCCGCCGAACGCGAACTCACCGAGTACGCACGGGCCCGCGGCACCCGCGTGGTCGGCCCCAACTCGATGGGCATCTACGGAGGTGCCACCGGGGTCAACCTCCTCGGCCTGCCGGCGCGGCCGGGCGGCGTGGCGTTCATCTCCGCCAGCGGCTCGCTCATCGAGTCCGTCGCGCCGAAACTGCGGGCCGGCGGGCTCGGGTTCCGCAACGTGGTCGGCTTCGAGAACCAGGCCGACATCGAGATCCACGAGTACGTCGAGTACTGCGCGACCGATCCCGGCGTCGAGGTGATCGCCCTCTACCTGGAGGGGATCAAGAACGCGAACGGGCGGCGCTTCGTCGACGCCCTCGAAGCCGCGGCGCGCACCAAGCCGGTCCTCGTCCTGCGCGGCGCGCAGACCAGCTCGGGACAGCGGTCGGCGGTCTCCCACACCGCCGCGATCGTCTCGCCGTCGATGATCTACGACGGTCTGCTCGCGCAGGCCGGGGTCATCGAGGTGGAGGACGAGTCGCAGCTCGTGCCGCTGATCGAGGCGCTGTCCATCGCGCCGCACGCCGGCAGCGACCGGGTCGCGATCATCGGCAACGGCGGCGGTTTCGCCACGCTCACCGCCGACGCGGTCGAGCGGGCCGGACTGCGGGTCCCGGAGTTCTCCCCGGACGTCCAGGCGGCGCTGCGCGAGGCCCTGAACCCGCTCGCCGCCGTGGGCAATCCGGTCGACGCGGTCATCGACAGCGACGGGGACGGCTCGCTGTGGGCGGAGCTGGCCGAGATCACCCTCCGGGACGACATCGGAGCCGTGCTGAAGTTCGGCCTCTACAAGGACGAGGCCCAGTCACGCGAGTTCTCCTCCATCGTGGGCGAAGCACGCGCCCTCGGCCGGCTCAGCAAGGCGACGAAGACCCCGATCTACGTCTACTCGCCGTACGGCGACGCCGACGACGCGATCGTCCGGGCCTTCCTGGACGAGGGCGTCCCCGTCGTGCGCACGCCGCGCATCGCCGGCCGGGTGCTGGCGGCGAGCGCCGCGACGGGCGCCGGCCCGAAGCCGGCCGGGAAGCCCGCCGCCGGCCGGCGGGACCACCACGGGCCGTCGGCGGCCCTGCCCGAGTTCGAGAGTCTCGCGGCCGTCGCACGCCTGGGCCTGCCGGTGCCGGCCCGTCAGTTCGTCACGGCGCGCGAGCTGGCGTCCGATGACGCGACCGCGCTGACGTTCACCGCCCCGAAGGTGGTGCTCAAGGTCGTCATCGACGGCGTGCACCACAAGTCGGACATCGGCGGCGTACGCACGGGCGTGCCCGGTGATCAGGCCTGGGCCGGCGCCCGCGCGATGCTTCAGCGGTTCGCCTCGGCCGGCGAACACGAGGTCGAGGGAATCATCGTGATGGAGCAGGTGGTGGCCGACGGCCCCGAACTCCTGCTGAGCGCACGGCGGGATCCCGCCGTGGGGCCGGTGATCACGGTGGGCGCCGGCGGCGTACTGGCCGAGCTGCTGCGGGACGTGCGGACGTTCGCCGCCCCGCTCACCGACGACGAGGCCGTCGCGCTCCTCGACTCGCTGAAGATCGCGCGGCTGCTGCACGGCTACCGCGGCTCGCGCGGAGTCGACGTGGCAGGGCTCGCGGCCCGGATCGCCGCCTTCAGCCGGGCGTTCGCCGAGGACCACACCCTGCAAGAAGTCGAGATCAACCCGCTGATGACGGCCGCGGAGCGGTTCTGGGCCGTCGACGCCATCGTTCACCGAGAGGACCAGGACCCATGCTGA
- a CDS encoding SWIM zinc finger family protein, protein MSDVRSRTYVRPSAVTGTRTAPVLGLETSGGATPTGTARHPHFYSGVLTASQAAAVGLLAVADVSRTWYREEHPGRAVLDPVVTGHDDRLRFEALSPCRGLYARLDILGDGVNGARIHRGSAHFDVNDTLLHALGRVRSRRPLHLRVGPVLPAARAALDGPNVRKKVPSPQLPLRDFAEAQAVASRLGLRAEVPRLRAQRLVRALARQGDVRLWATTVNGGLGLSAVPSPSAVPLPDAGRLEVLQRVALHMTSLRLYGPPAAAGHAGAASAWEAVLPGMRLTLVPLSGVHASLTADGRTPTAPDAESDTHADTDVHTDTDTDTDPDAGSDSGSDACTDADADPEQGRQDAELLSVLLSWESRIDPAALAEQAGLTVARTRTALALLVDAGRCGYDAAEAAYFHRELPFHLREPEPRHPRLVDARALVEAGAVTLNRRSGTATVASSGTVHHIRELHGRRTCTCLWWSRHQGVRGPCEHGLAAVAALRNGPSRSRPAARRT, encoded by the coding sequence ATGAGCGACGTGCGGTCCCGCACCTATGTGCGGCCCTCCGCGGTGACCGGCACACGTACGGCCCCCGTCCTCGGCCTGGAGACCAGCGGCGGGGCGACCCCGACCGGTACGGCACGGCACCCCCACTTCTACTCCGGTGTCCTCACCGCCTCGCAGGCTGCGGCGGTGGGTCTGCTCGCCGTCGCGGACGTCTCGCGGACCTGGTACCGGGAGGAGCACCCCGGCCGTGCCGTGCTCGACCCGGTGGTCACGGGCCACGACGACCGGCTCCGCTTCGAGGCGCTGTCCCCGTGCCGCGGGCTCTACGCACGGCTCGACATACTCGGCGACGGCGTGAACGGCGCCCGTATCCACCGCGGCAGCGCGCACTTCGACGTCAACGACACCCTGCTCCACGCCCTGGGACGGGTCCGCTCCCGCCGTCCGCTGCACCTGCGCGTGGGGCCCGTGCTGCCTGCCGCGAGGGCCGCGCTCGACGGCCCGAACGTACGGAAAAAGGTTCCGTCGCCGCAGCTGCCGCTGCGTGACTTCGCCGAGGCGCAGGCCGTCGCGTCCCGGCTCGGCCTGCGCGCCGAAGTGCCGCGGCTGCGGGCGCAGCGGCTGGTGCGGGCCCTGGCCCGGCAGGGGGACGTACGGCTCTGGGCGACGACCGTCAACGGTGGGCTCGGACTGTCGGCCGTGCCGTCTCCGAGCGCTGTGCCCCTGCCGGACGCCGGGCGGCTGGAGGTGCTCCAGCGCGTCGCGCTCCACATGACGTCGCTGCGCCTGTACGGCCCACCGGCCGCGGCCGGGCACGCGGGCGCCGCGTCCGCGTGGGAGGCCGTACTGCCCGGGATGCGGCTGACGCTGGTCCCGCTGTCCGGCGTGCACGCGAGCCTCACCGCCGACGGCCGAACCCCGACGGCACCGGACGCCGAATCCGACACCCACGCCGATACCGATGTCCATACCGATACCGATACCGATACCGATCCTGATGCCGGCTCCGACTCCGGCTCCGATGCCTGTACCGACGCCGACGCGGATCCCGAACAGGGCCGGCAGGACGCCGAACTGCTGTCGGTGCTGCTGTCGTGGGAGTCACGCATCGACCCCGCGGCGCTCGCCGAGCAGGCCGGATTGACGGTCGCGCGCACGCGTACGGCGCTGGCCCTCCTCGTCGACGCCGGGCGGTGCGGCTACGACGCGGCCGAGGCGGCGTACTTCCACCGGGAGCTGCCCTTCCACCTCCGTGAACCCGAGCCGCGCCACCCGCGCCTGGTCGACGCACGGGCACTGGTCGAGGCGGGCGCGGTGACGCTGAACCGGCGGTCGGGGACGGCCACCGTCGCCTCCAGCGGGACCGTCCACCACATACGCGAACTCCATGGCCGACGCACCTGCACCTGTCTGTGGTGGTCCCGCCACCAGGGGGTGCGCGGGCCGTGCGAGCACGGGCTGGCGGCGGTCGCCGCGCTGCGGAACGGACCCTCCCGGTCACGCCCGGCCGCGCGCAGGACGTAG
- a CDS encoding amino acid ABC transporter permease encodes MTTVVEELRRGPESELPPVAARRHPWRTGFAVFLLVAAAWSAYLLSRNERFGWDVIGTYLFSEPVLDGLVLTLWLTVVSMAIGILLGIVLAVMRSSENFVISGLAAGYVWFFRGVPLLVLLVFWYNLAALFPTIGVGVPGVFSVVDLNTNALITPVAAAIIGLGLNEAAFMSEIVRAGMRSVDRGQIEAARALGMSPDLVLRRIVLPQAMRLIIPPTANEIVNMLKTTSLVSVLAVADLMYSVQQIYASNFQTIPLLIVASVWYLVLTSVLSVGQYFLEKRYSKGVQVRKSRLALRRAEGGS; translated from the coding sequence ATGACCACCGTCGTCGAGGAGCTCAGACGCGGACCGGAGTCGGAGCTCCCGCCCGTCGCCGCGCGACGGCATCCGTGGCGGACCGGCTTCGCCGTGTTCCTGCTGGTCGCCGCCGCCTGGTCGGCCTACCTGCTGTCCCGCAACGAGCGGTTCGGCTGGGACGTCATCGGCACCTACCTGTTCTCGGAACCCGTACTGGACGGCCTGGTCCTCACGCTGTGGCTGACCGTGGTGTCGATGGCGATCGGCATCCTGCTCGGCATCGTGCTGGCGGTGATGCGCAGTTCGGAGAACTTCGTCATCTCGGGGCTGGCCGCGGGCTACGTCTGGTTCTTCCGCGGAGTGCCGCTGCTGGTCCTGCTGGTGTTCTGGTACAACCTCGCCGCGCTGTTCCCGACGATCGGGGTGGGCGTGCCCGGCGTCTTCTCCGTCGTCGACCTGAACACGAACGCCCTGATCACGCCGGTGGCCGCCGCCATCATCGGCCTGGGCCTGAACGAGGCCGCGTTCATGAGCGAGATCGTCCGGGCCGGTATGCGCTCGGTGGACCGGGGGCAGATCGAGGCGGCGCGGGCGCTGGGGATGTCGCCGGATCTGGTGCTGCGCCGGATCGTGCTGCCGCAGGCGATGCGGCTGATCATCCCGCCGACCGCGAACGAGATCGTGAACATGCTCAAGACCACCTCGCTGGTGAGCGTCCTCGCGGTCGCCGACCTCATGTACTCGGTCCAGCAGATCTACGCGAGCAACTTCCAGACGATCCCGCTGCTGATCGTGGCGAGCGTCTGGTACCTGGTGCTGACCTCGGTCCTCAGCGTCGGCCAGTACTTCCTGGAGAAGCGCTACTCGAAGGGTGTGCAGGTCAGGAAGTCACGGCTGGCTCTGCGCCGGGCCGAAGGAGGGTCCTGA
- a CDS encoding Lrp/AsnC family transcriptional regulator, with protein sequence MELDEFDLALIEQLRIDGRASFESLGAGVGLSRTAARARVQRVLEAGVLRVVAMVHPEFDGIHAFGHVSIAVQGRTTAQVAASVAQLPDTPFVSIVSGRHAVVAELRSSDVANLSDTVSLIRSVDGVQSVDTLLYTHLVKEPHTPANGPGNLDQFDDTDRHLLELLRQDGRMPYADLADRVGLSRGATRTRVLRLIESGVVAVTGIVNPTAFGMTQMSGFQLHLETDGAAALSAIGRMDEVDFLARTLGRCDAVGTLITRTRAETIDILDRMRAIDGVRDLQSWTHLELVKEQYDRRPLRALPRSRGGVAAR encoded by the coding sequence ATGGAGCTCGACGAGTTCGATCTCGCCCTGATCGAGCAGTTGCGCATCGACGGACGGGCCTCGTTCGAGTCGCTCGGCGCAGGGGTCGGGCTCTCGCGCACGGCGGCCCGGGCCCGGGTGCAGCGCGTCCTCGAAGCCGGTGTGCTGCGGGTCGTCGCCATGGTCCATCCCGAGTTCGACGGGATCCACGCGTTCGGACACGTCTCCATCGCGGTGCAGGGCAGGACCACGGCGCAGGTCGCGGCGTCCGTCGCGCAACTCCCGGACACGCCCTTCGTGTCGATCGTGTCCGGCCGGCACGCGGTCGTCGCCGAGCTGCGCTCCTCGGACGTGGCGAACCTGTCCGACACGGTGAGCCTGATCCGGTCCGTCGACGGCGTCCAGTCCGTCGACACGCTGCTCTACACCCACCTGGTCAAGGAGCCGCACACCCCGGCGAACGGGCCGGGGAACCTGGACCAGTTCGACGACACGGACCGCCATCTGCTGGAGCTGCTGCGGCAGGACGGCCGCATGCCGTACGCCGATCTGGCCGACCGGGTCGGACTGTCCCGGGGCGCCACGCGCACGCGTGTCCTGCGGCTGATCGAGTCGGGCGTCGTCGCCGTCACCGGGATCGTGAATCCGACCGCGTTCGGCATGACCCAGATGAGCGGGTTCCAACTCCATCTCGAAACCGACGGCGCGGCGGCACTGAGCGCGATCGGCCGGATGGACGAGGTGGACTTCCTGGCGCGCACGCTGGGGCGCTGCGACGCCGTGGGCACGCTGATCACCCGCACGCGCGCCGAGACGATCGACATCCTGGACCGGATGCGGGCGATCGACGGCGTGCGGGACCTCCAGTCGTGGACACATCTGGAGCTGGTCAAGGAGCAGTACGACCGCCGGCCGCTGCGGGCGCTGCCGCGCTCGCGGGGCGGCGTCGCCGCTCGCTGA
- a CDS encoding LysR family transcriptional regulator, producing MADAGPDADLNDIRLLRTFMVVAQELSFTRAGARLHLTQQAVSSQVRALETSVRVQLFRRTTRSVRLTRSGRLLQERVQPLLQALDEAIVDAREVAHRGGAVLVVGHTASAAHRLLPGAAGVLGRVAPELHLRSEQYSELGLRAAVAEGRVHLGVGLELAFGGRRIARQEVGREPWCAVVGPRHPLADRGRVAVADLAGHVWLSWPRSSHPGHWRAVHRIASATEATPAVAETWLSLAQARLTTTRAVMFQPLSVKAHLPQGLVPLELEDAPVGSFSAVWSTLATPPCLHQVLSALAEAAEHPGVSGVPGRALRT from the coding sequence ATGGCCGACGCGGGTCCCGACGCCGACCTGAACGACATCCGTCTGCTCAGGACCTTCATGGTCGTCGCGCAGGAGCTGAGTTTCACCCGAGCCGGCGCGCGGCTCCATCTCACGCAGCAGGCGGTGTCGTCGCAGGTGCGGGCGCTCGAAACCAGCGTGCGGGTGCAGTTGTTCCGGCGGACCACCCGCAGCGTCCGCCTCACCCGGTCCGGCCGGCTGCTCCAGGAGCGGGTGCAGCCGCTCCTCCAGGCCCTGGACGAGGCGATCGTGGACGCCCGTGAGGTGGCCCACCGCGGCGGGGCGGTCCTGGTGGTGGGTCATACCGCGTCGGCCGCGCACCGGCTGCTTCCCGGGGCCGCGGGTGTGCTGGGCCGCGTCGCGCCGGAACTGCATCTGCGCAGCGAGCAGTACTCGGAGCTGGGACTGCGGGCCGCCGTCGCCGAGGGGCGGGTGCACTTGGGCGTGGGGCTGGAACTCGCCTTCGGCGGCCGCCGGATCGCCCGCCAGGAGGTGGGGCGCGAACCGTGGTGCGCCGTGGTCGGGCCGCGGCATCCGCTCGCGGACCGGGGGCGGGTGGCCGTCGCGGACCTGGCGGGGCACGTGTGGCTCAGCTGGCCGCGCTCCAGCCACCCCGGGCACTGGCGCGCGGTCCACCGGATCGCCTCCGCGACGGAGGCGACACCGGCCGTCGCGGAGACCTGGCTCAGCCTTGCGCAGGCCCGTCTCACCACCACCCGCGCGGTGATGTTCCAGCCCCTGTCCGTGAAAGCGCACCTTCCGCAGGGTCTGGTACCGCTCGAACTGGAGGACGCGCCGGTCGGCAGCTTCTCGGCGGTGTGGAGCACACTGGCCACTCCACCCTGCCTGCACCAGGTCCTCTCGGCCCTCGCGGAGGCGGCCGAGCACCCCGGGGTGTCCGGCGTCCCGGGCCGGGCCCTTCGCACGTGA